In Papio anubis isolate 15944 chromosome 20, Panubis1.0, whole genome shotgun sequence, a single window of DNA contains:
- the EPN1 gene encoding epsin-1 isoform X1: MSTSSLRRQMKNIVHNYSEAEIKVREATSNDPWGPSSSLMSEIADLTYNVVAFSEIMSMIWKRLNDHGKNWRHVYKAMTLMEYLIKTGSERVSQQCKENMYAVQTLKDFQYVDRDGKDQGVNVREKAKQLVALLRDEDRLREERAHALKTKEKLAQTATASSAAVGSGPPPEAEQAWPQSSGEEELQLQLALAMSKEEADQPPSCGPEDDAQLQLALSLSREEHDKEERIRRGDDLRLQMAIEESKRETGGKEESSLMDLADVFTAPAPPPTTDPWGGPAPVAAAVPTAAPTSDPWGGPPVPPAADPWGGPAPTPASGDPWRPAAPAGPSVDPWGGTPAPAAGEGPTPDPWGSSDGGVPVSGPSASDPWTPAPAFSDPWGGSPAKPSTNGTTATGGFDTEPDEFSDFDRLRTALPTSGSSAGELELLAGEVPARSPGAFDMSGVRGSLAEAVGSPPPAATPTPTPPTRKTPESFLGPNAALVDLDSLVSRPGPTPSGAKASNPFLPGGGPATGPSVTNPFQPAPPATLTLNQLRLSPVPPVPGAPPTYISPLGGGPGLPPMMPPGPPAPNTNPFLL; this comes from the exons ATGTCGACCTCGTCCTTGAGGCGCCAGATGAAGAACATTGTCCACAACTACTCAGAGGCGGAGATCAAGGTTCGAGAGGCCACGAGCAATGACCCCTGGGGTCCGTCCAGCTCCCTCATGTCAGAGATTGCTGACCTCACCTACAACGTCGTCGCCTTCTCGGAGATCATGAGCATGATCTGGAAGCGGCTCAATGACCATGGCAAGAACTGGCGGCACGTCTACAAG GCCATGACGCTGATGGAGTACCTCATCAAGACCGGCTCAGAGCGCGTGTCACAGCAGTGCAAGGAGAACATGTACGCCGTGCAGACGCTGAAGGACTTCCAGTACGTGGACCGCGACGGCAAGGACCAGGGCGTGAACGTGCGTGAGAAAGCCAAGCAGCTGGTGGCCCTGCTGCGCGACGAGGACCGGCTGCGGGAGGAGCGGGCGCACGCGCTCAAGACCAAGGAAAAGCTGGCACAGACCGCCACGG cctcatCAGCAGCTGTGGGCTCAGGCCCCCCTCCTGAGGCGGAACAGGCATGGCCACAgagcagtggggaggaggagctgCAGCTCCAGCTGGCCCTGGCCATGAGCAAGGAGGAGGCTGACCAG cccccatcctgcGGCCCCGAGGACGACGCCCAGCTCCAGCTGGCCCTTAGTTTGAGCCGAGAAGAGCATGATAAG GAGGAGCGGATCCGTCGCGGGGATGACTTGCGGCTGCAGATGGCGATCgaggagagcaagagagagaccgGGGGCAAGGAGGAG TCGTCCCTCATGGACCTTGCTGACGTCTTCACAGCCCCAGCTCCTCCCCCGACCACAGACCCCTGGGGGGGCCCAGCACCCGTGGCTGCTGCCGTCCCGACGGCTGCCCCCACCTCGGACCCTTGGGGCGGCCCCCCTGTCCCTCCAGCTGCTGATCCCTGGGGAGGTCCAGCCCCCACGCCAGCCTCTGGGGACCCCTGGAGGCCTGCTGCCCCTGCAGGACCCTCAGTTGACCCTTGGGGTGGGACCCCAGCCCCTGCAGCCGGGGAGGGGCCCACGCCGGATCCATGGGGAAGTTCCGATG GTGGGGTCCCGGTCAGTGGACCCTCGGCCTCTGATCCCTGGACACCGGCTCCAGCCTTCTCAGATCCCTGGGGAGGGTCACCTGCCAAACCCAGCACCAATGGCACCACAG CCACCGGGGGATTCGACACGGAGCCTGATGAGTTCTCTGACTTCGACCGACTCCGCACAGCACTGCCGACCTCCGGGAGCAGCGCGG GAGAGCTGGAGCTGCTGGCAGGAGAGGTGCCGGCCCGAAGCCCTGGGGCGTTTGACATGAGTGGGGTCAGGGGATCTCTGGCTGAGGCTGTGGGCAGCCCCCCACCTGCAGCCACACCAACTCCCACGCCCCCCACCCGGAAGACGCCAGAGTCATTCCTGGGGCCCAATGCAGCCCTCGTCGACCTGGACTCGCTGGTGAGCCGGCCGGGCCCCACGCCGTCTGGAGCCAAGGCCTCCAACCCCTTCCTGCCAGGCG GAGGCCCAGCCACTGGCCCCTCCGTCACGAACCCCTTCCAGCCCGCGCCCCCTGCGACGCTTACCCTGAACCAGCTCCGTCTCAGTCCTGTGCCTCCTGTCCCTGGAGCGCCACCCACGTACATCTCTCCCCTTGGCGGGGGCCCTGGCCTGCCCCCCATGATGCCCCCAGGCCCCCCGGCCCCCAACACTAACCCCTTCCTCCTATAA
- the EPN1 gene encoding epsin-1 isoform X2: MSTSSLRRQMKNIVHNYSEAEIKVREATSNDPWGPSSSLMSEIADLTYNVVAFSEIMSMIWKRLNDHGKNWRHVYKAMTLMEYLIKTGSERVSQQCKENMYAVQTLKDFQYVDRDGKDQGVNVREKAKQLVALLRDEDRLREERAHALKTKEKLAQTATASSAAVGSGPPPEAEQAWPQSSGEEELQLQLALAMSKEEADQEERIRRGDDLRLQMAIEESKRETGGKEESSLMDLADVFTAPAPPPTTDPWGGPAPVAAAVPTAAPTSDPWGGPPVPPAADPWGGPAPTPASGDPWRPAAPAGPSVDPWGGTPAPAAGEGPTPDPWGSSDGGVPVSGPSASDPWTPAPAFSDPWGGSPAKPSTNGTTATGGFDTEPDEFSDFDRLRTALPTSGSSAGELELLAGEVPARSPGAFDMSGVRGSLAEAVGSPPPAATPTPTPPTRKTPESFLGPNAALVDLDSLVSRPGPTPSGAKASNPFLPGGGPATGPSVTNPFQPAPPATLTLNQLRLSPVPPVPGAPPTYISPLGGGPGLPPMMPPGPPAPNTNPFLL; this comes from the exons ATGTCGACCTCGTCCTTGAGGCGCCAGATGAAGAACATTGTCCACAACTACTCAGAGGCGGAGATCAAGGTTCGAGAGGCCACGAGCAATGACCCCTGGGGTCCGTCCAGCTCCCTCATGTCAGAGATTGCTGACCTCACCTACAACGTCGTCGCCTTCTCGGAGATCATGAGCATGATCTGGAAGCGGCTCAATGACCATGGCAAGAACTGGCGGCACGTCTACAAG GCCATGACGCTGATGGAGTACCTCATCAAGACCGGCTCAGAGCGCGTGTCACAGCAGTGCAAGGAGAACATGTACGCCGTGCAGACGCTGAAGGACTTCCAGTACGTGGACCGCGACGGCAAGGACCAGGGCGTGAACGTGCGTGAGAAAGCCAAGCAGCTGGTGGCCCTGCTGCGCGACGAGGACCGGCTGCGGGAGGAGCGGGCGCACGCGCTCAAGACCAAGGAAAAGCTGGCACAGACCGCCACGG cctcatCAGCAGCTGTGGGCTCAGGCCCCCCTCCTGAGGCGGAACAGGCATGGCCACAgagcagtggggaggaggagctgCAGCTCCAGCTGGCCCTGGCCATGAGCAAGGAGGAGGCTGACCAG GAGGAGCGGATCCGTCGCGGGGATGACTTGCGGCTGCAGATGGCGATCgaggagagcaagagagagaccgGGGGCAAGGAGGAG TCGTCCCTCATGGACCTTGCTGACGTCTTCACAGCCCCAGCTCCTCCCCCGACCACAGACCCCTGGGGGGGCCCAGCACCCGTGGCTGCTGCCGTCCCGACGGCTGCCCCCACCTCGGACCCTTGGGGCGGCCCCCCTGTCCCTCCAGCTGCTGATCCCTGGGGAGGTCCAGCCCCCACGCCAGCCTCTGGGGACCCCTGGAGGCCTGCTGCCCCTGCAGGACCCTCAGTTGACCCTTGGGGTGGGACCCCAGCCCCTGCAGCCGGGGAGGGGCCCACGCCGGATCCATGGGGAAGTTCCGATG GTGGGGTCCCGGTCAGTGGACCCTCGGCCTCTGATCCCTGGACACCGGCTCCAGCCTTCTCAGATCCCTGGGGAGGGTCACCTGCCAAACCCAGCACCAATGGCACCACAG CCACCGGGGGATTCGACACGGAGCCTGATGAGTTCTCTGACTTCGACCGACTCCGCACAGCACTGCCGACCTCCGGGAGCAGCGCGG GAGAGCTGGAGCTGCTGGCAGGAGAGGTGCCGGCCCGAAGCCCTGGGGCGTTTGACATGAGTGGGGTCAGGGGATCTCTGGCTGAGGCTGTGGGCAGCCCCCCACCTGCAGCCACACCAACTCCCACGCCCCCCACCCGGAAGACGCCAGAGTCATTCCTGGGGCCCAATGCAGCCCTCGTCGACCTGGACTCGCTGGTGAGCCGGCCGGGCCCCACGCCGTCTGGAGCCAAGGCCTCCAACCCCTTCCTGCCAGGCG GAGGCCCAGCCACTGGCCCCTCCGTCACGAACCCCTTCCAGCCCGCGCCCCCTGCGACGCTTACCCTGAACCAGCTCCGTCTCAGTCCTGTGCCTCCTGTCCCTGGAGCGCCACCCACGTACATCTCTCCCCTTGGCGGGGGCCCTGGCCTGCCCCCCATGATGCCCCCAGGCCCCCCGGCCCCCAACACTAACCCCTTCCTCCTATAA